A genomic segment from Actinomadura hallensis encodes:
- a CDS encoding threonine aldolase family protein has product MTNAPAEHRTDDVQPAARGFASDNQASVHPEILAALAACNDGHQPAYGDDEVTGRLREVVRRHFGEQAEVYPVFNGTGANVVSLQAISEPWSSVICPETAHVNTDECGAAEKFAGLKLVPVPAPDGKLTPEQIEAHASDLDDVHRRRPAGVSITQSTELGTVYTVEETAAVAAAAHERGLRVHMDGARIANAAASLGLPLRALTTDAGVDVLSFGGTKNGLLLGEAVVVLNPDAVRGLPYLRKSSMQLASKMRYVSAQLLALLDGDLWLRNATRANAMAARLAAAARALPGVEITREAEANAVFAIVPKDAAERLRKRFPFYTWDERTGEVRWVCSFDTTEDDVDAFAAALAAELSA; this is encoded by the coding sequence ATGACCAATGCGCCGGCCGAGCACCGCACCGACGACGTCCAGCCCGCAGCGCGCGGGTTCGCCAGCGACAACCAGGCGAGCGTCCATCCCGAGATCCTCGCCGCGCTGGCCGCCTGCAACGACGGGCACCAGCCCGCCTACGGCGACGACGAGGTCACCGGGCGGCTCCGCGAGGTCGTCCGGCGGCACTTCGGCGAGCAGGCCGAGGTGTACCCCGTGTTCAACGGGACGGGCGCGAACGTCGTGTCGCTGCAGGCGATCTCGGAGCCGTGGAGCTCGGTCATCTGCCCGGAGACCGCCCACGTCAACACCGACGAGTGCGGTGCGGCCGAGAAGTTCGCGGGGCTCAAGCTGGTCCCGGTGCCCGCACCGGACGGCAAGCTCACCCCCGAGCAGATCGAGGCGCACGCGTCCGACCTGGACGACGTCCACCGGCGCAGGCCCGCCGGGGTGTCGATCACCCAGAGCACCGAGCTGGGCACCGTCTACACCGTGGAGGAGACCGCGGCCGTCGCGGCGGCGGCGCACGAGCGCGGCCTCCGCGTGCACATGGACGGCGCCCGCATCGCCAACGCCGCCGCGTCGCTCGGGCTCCCGCTGCGCGCCCTCACCACCGACGCGGGCGTGGACGTCCTGTCGTTCGGCGGCACCAAGAACGGGCTGCTGCTCGGCGAGGCGGTCGTCGTGCTGAACCCGGACGCGGTGCGCGGGCTGCCGTACCTGCGCAAGTCGAGCATGCAGCTGGCGTCCAAGATGCGGTACGTGTCGGCGCAGCTCCTCGCGCTGCTGGACGGCGACCTGTGGCTCCGCAACGCGACCCGCGCCAACGCGATGGCGGCCCGCCTCGCCGCCGCGGCCCGCGCCCTGCCCGGCGTCGAGATCACCCGGGAGGCCGAGGCGAACGCGGTGTTCGCGATCGTCCCGAAGGACGCGGCGGAGCGGCTGCGCAAGCGGTTCCCCTTCTACACGTGGGACGAGCGGACCGGCGAGGTCCGCTGGGTGTGCTCGTTCGACACCACCGAGGACGACGTGGACGCGTTCGCCGCCGCGCTCGCCGCCGAGCTGTCCGCCTGA
- the hrpB gene encoding ATP-dependent helicase HrpB, with protein sequence MHISDAEGLPVSAAVPDLRAALDDHGAAVLAAPPGTGKTTLVPLALAGLALGGPPAAGKVLVLEPRRLAARAAARHMARLLGERVGGRVGVTVRGEARPGTHVDVVTTGVVLQRLQSEPELAGVGTVILDECHERHLDADTALAFVLDVRAALRPDLRVVAASATADTGPWSRLLGDAPVVETPAALHPVETIWAPPERPMEPPHGMRVDPAFLGHVAATVRRALAERDGDVLCFLPGVGEIARVAGMLGDVPADVLQVHGQAPQAVQDAVLAPAGRRRVVLATSVAESSLTVPGVRTVVDSGLAREPRTDHARGLGALTTVRASRATAGQRAGRAGREAPGAVYRCWSEAEHDRLPARPRPEIELADLTGFALQAACWGDPDARGLALLDPPPPAALEAARDTLRALGAVRPLRAASGPGEVRVTDRGRALARIGLHPRLARALVDGAPEVGVRDAAQVVALLAEPPPRSAGDDLTAAWRALRRQSRPADAHAARWRDETRRLQRALDHRALDHRALDHREAPAGRAPSGDWKARGDDATAGVVAALAFPERVARRRGSGYLMASGTGAVLAADSALAAARPEWLAIAAADRPAGAASARVRQAVVIDEEVARFAAAPLLETAEEIAWRDGDVVARRVERLGAIELAAAPLPDPDPERVRAALLDGLRAEGLGLLNWTRNAVALRERLAFLREALGDPWPDVGDAALLERVPDWLGSARRRADLKHVDVAAMLRGTLTWEQAKRLDEYAPERVEVPSGSRIRVDYSEGRPVLAVKLQELFGWDAAPRLAGGRVPLVVHLLSPAGRPAAVTSDLASFWREGYRAVRAELRGRYPRHPWPEDPARAVPTRRTKRASGS encoded by the coding sequence ATGCACATCAGCGACGCCGAGGGACTCCCCGTCAGCGCCGCCGTCCCGGACCTGCGCGCGGCGCTGGACGACCACGGCGCGGCCGTGCTGGCGGCGCCGCCGGGGACCGGGAAGACCACCCTCGTCCCGCTCGCGCTCGCCGGGCTCGCGCTCGGCGGCCCGCCCGCCGCGGGGAAGGTCCTGGTCCTGGAGCCGCGCCGCCTCGCCGCCCGCGCGGCCGCCCGCCACATGGCCCGGCTCCTGGGCGAGCGCGTCGGCGGCCGGGTCGGCGTCACCGTCCGCGGCGAGGCCCGCCCCGGCACGCACGTCGACGTCGTCACCACCGGCGTCGTGCTGCAGCGCCTCCAGTCGGAGCCGGAGCTCGCCGGCGTCGGCACGGTGATCCTGGACGAGTGCCACGAGCGGCACCTGGACGCCGACACCGCGCTGGCGTTCGTCCTGGACGTGCGGGCGGCGCTGCGGCCCGACCTGCGCGTGGTGGCGGCGTCCGCGACGGCCGACACCGGTCCCTGGTCGCGCCTGCTCGGCGACGCGCCGGTGGTGGAGACCCCGGCGGCGCTCCACCCGGTCGAGACGATCTGGGCGCCGCCGGAGCGGCCCATGGAGCCGCCCCACGGCATGCGCGTCGACCCGGCGTTCCTCGGGCACGTCGCCGCGACCGTCCGCCGCGCGCTGGCCGAACGGGACGGCGACGTCCTGTGCTTCCTGCCCGGCGTCGGGGAGATCGCGCGTGTCGCGGGCATGCTCGGCGACGTCCCTGCCGACGTCCTGCAGGTGCACGGGCAGGCGCCGCAGGCGGTGCAGGACGCGGTCCTCGCCCCCGCCGGGCGGCGCCGTGTCGTCCTCGCCACCTCCGTGGCCGAGTCGAGCCTCACCGTCCCCGGGGTCCGGACGGTCGTGGACTCCGGTCTCGCCCGCGAGCCCCGCACCGACCACGCCCGCGGGCTCGGCGCCCTGACGACCGTCCGCGCGTCCCGCGCCACCGCCGGGCAGCGCGCGGGCCGCGCCGGGCGCGAGGCCCCCGGAGCCGTCTACCGCTGCTGGTCCGAGGCCGAGCACGACCGGCTGCCCGCCCGCCCCCGGCCCGAGATCGAGCTCGCCGACCTCACCGGCTTCGCACTGCAGGCCGCGTGCTGGGGCGACCCGGACGCGAGGGGCCTGGCCCTCCTGGACCCGCCGCCGCCCGCCGCGCTGGAGGCGGCCCGCGACACCCTCCGGGCGCTCGGCGCCGTCCGTCCCCTCCGGGCCGCCTCCGGCCCCGGGGAGGTCCGCGTCACGGACCGCGGCCGCGCCCTGGCGAGGATCGGGCTCCATCCCCGCCTGGCCCGCGCCCTCGTCGACGGCGCCCCGGAGGTCGGCGTCCGCGACGCGGCGCAGGTCGTCGCGCTCCTGGCCGAGCCTCCGCCGCGTTCCGCGGGCGACGACCTCACCGCCGCGTGGCGCGCCCTCCGCCGCCAGAGCCGCCCCGCCGACGCCCACGCCGCCCGCTGGCGGGACGAGACCCGCCGCCTCCAGCGGGCCCTCGACCACCGGGCCCTCGACCACCGGGCACTCGACCACCGGGAGGCCCCTGCGGGCCGTGCGCCCTCGGGCGACTGGAAGGCGCGCGGGGACGACGCCACGGCGGGCGTCGTGGCGGCGCTGGCGTTCCCGGAGCGGGTGGCGCGCCGGCGGGGGAGCGGGTACCTGATGGCGTCCGGGACGGGCGCGGTGCTCGCCGCCGACTCGGCGCTGGCCGCGGCCCGGCCGGAGTGGCTGGCGATCGCGGCGGCCGACCGGCCCGCCGGGGCGGCGTCGGCGCGGGTGCGGCAGGCGGTCGTGATCGACGAGGAGGTCGCGCGGTTCGCGGCGGCGCCGCTGCTGGAGACCGCCGAGGAGATCGCCTGGCGGGACGGGGACGTCGTGGCGCGGCGGGTCGAGCGGCTCGGCGCGATCGAGCTGGCCGCGGCGCCGCTGCCGGACCCCGATCCCGAGCGGGTGCGCGCGGCGCTCCTCGACGGCCTGCGCGCCGAAGGTCTCGGCCTGCTGAACTGGACGCGGAACGCCGTCGCCCTGCGGGAGCGGCTGGCGTTCCTCCGCGAGGCGCTGGGCGACCCCTGGCCGGACGTGGGCGACGCCGCCCTGCTCGAACGCGTCCCCGACTGGCTGGGGAGCGCGCGGCGGCGGGCCGACCTGAAGCACGTCGACGTCGCCGCGATGCTGCGCGGGACGCTGACGTGGGAGCAGGCGAAGAGGCTGGACGAGTACGCGCCCGAGCGGGTCGAGGTCCCGTCCGGTTCGCGGATCCGGGTGGACTACTCGGAGGGCAGGCCCGTCCTCGCGGTGAAGCTGCAGGAGCTGTTCGGCTGGGACGCCGCGCCGCGGCTGGCCGGCGGGCGGGTCCCGCTGGTCGTGCACCTGCTGTCCCCGGCGGGACGTCCCGCGGCGGTCACCTCGGACCTGGCGTCGTTCTGGCGCGAGGGCTACCGGGCGGTGCGCGCCGAGCTGCGCGGCCGCTACCCCAGGCACCCCTGGCCCGAGGACCCGGCGCGGGCGGTCCCGACGAGGCGGACGAAGCGGGCTAGCGGGAGTTGA
- a CDS encoding thiolase C-terminal domain-containing protein: MANRTFVVGVGMTKFEKPGSRDWEYPDMAKEAVGNALQDAGVAYDRIEMAYAGSMYGSMGQRALYETGMTGIPVMTVQNACATGSSALFLARQAVRGGLADCALALGMEKMKKGSLGAGMEGSKVTIIDHHLRSMTAGREWEMDKAPMPQMFGNAGREHMEKYGSTPEHYAWIGWKNHKHSVNNPYAQFQTEYTLEDVKNAPMIFDPLTKLQCSPTSDGAAAAVVASERFVDENDLWEQAVEIAGHHIATDTPESFADNSSIQVVGFGVSRLAARHAMEQAEVSIDDVDVIELHDCFSANELITYEALGMAEVGEGHKLVDDKATTYGGKWVVNPSGGLISKGHPLGATGLAQCAELTWQLRGQAGDRQVDGARVALQHNIGLGSACAVAVYKPAAA, translated from the coding sequence ATGGCCAACCGCACCTTCGTCGTCGGCGTCGGCATGACCAAGTTCGAGAAGCCGGGCTCCCGTGACTGGGAGTACCCGGACATGGCCAAGGAGGCCGTCGGGAACGCCCTGCAGGACGCCGGCGTCGCCTACGACAGGATCGAGATGGCCTACGCCGGCTCGATGTACGGATCGATGGGCCAGCGCGCCCTCTACGAGACCGGGATGACCGGCATCCCGGTGATGACCGTGCAGAACGCCTGCGCGACCGGGTCCAGCGCCCTGTTCCTCGCCCGCCAGGCCGTCCGCGGCGGCCTCGCCGACTGCGCGCTCGCGCTCGGCATGGAGAAGATGAAGAAGGGCTCCCTCGGCGCGGGCATGGAGGGGTCCAAGGTCACCATCATCGACCACCACCTCAGGTCGATGACCGCGGGCCGCGAGTGGGAGATGGACAAGGCGCCCATGCCGCAGATGTTCGGCAACGCCGGGCGCGAGCACATGGAGAAGTACGGCTCGACCCCCGAGCACTACGCCTGGATCGGGTGGAAGAACCACAAGCACTCGGTGAACAACCCGTACGCGCAGTTCCAGACCGAGTACACCCTCGAGGACGTGAAGAACGCCCCGATGATCTTCGATCCGCTGACCAAGCTGCAGTGCTCCCCCACCTCCGACGGCGCCGCCGCCGCGGTCGTCGCCAGCGAGCGGTTCGTGGACGAGAACGACCTGTGGGAGCAGGCCGTCGAGATCGCGGGCCACCACATCGCCACCGACACCCCCGAGAGCTTCGCCGACAACTCCTCCATCCAGGTCGTCGGGTTCGGGGTCTCCCGCCTCGCCGCCCGCCACGCGATGGAGCAGGCCGAGGTCTCCATCGACGACGTGGACGTCATCGAGCTGCACGACTGCTTCAGCGCCAACGAGCTCATCACCTACGAGGCCCTCGGCATGGCCGAGGTCGGGGAGGGCCACAAGCTCGTCGACGACAAGGCCACCACCTACGGCGGCAAGTGGGTCGTCAACCCGTCCGGCGGGCTCATCTCCAAGGGCCACCCCCTCGGCGCGACCGGGCTCGCCCAGTGCGCCGAGCTGACCTGGCAGCTGCGCGGCCAGGCCGGGGACCGGCAGGTGGACGGCGCCCGCGTCGCCCTCCAGCACAACATCGGCCTCGGCAGCGCCTGCGCCGTCGCGGTCTACAAGCCCGCCGCCGCCTGA
- a CDS encoding nuclease-related domain-containing protein translates to MIGSSIYLRDRAAFTGGSPQAVYEELWQRGRKGRLRTRAILSGATLLLCGMLVNAVFGIAMALLVAAADAFVHWRVYQASSVWRRGLRGDERMNRLLRYTLERRGHRVLYGRVVPGHGQIDQLVFGPGGLWLIHNEAWHPDTEIAQYGGKLFVDDRTPTKFVRELTARADAAADLISRVAEVPVKVTPVLAVHGGKIAKAPFAADGIVFAPPLKLIRWMSRNPTGDYSPEEVEAIARAAVHALPIGGRLTPPAAAA, encoded by the coding sequence ATGATCGGCAGCTCCATCTACCTGAGGGACCGGGCCGCGTTCACCGGCGGTTCGCCCCAGGCGGTATACGAGGAGCTCTGGCAGCGCGGCCGAAAGGGCCGGCTGCGGACCCGCGCAATTCTGTCGGGCGCGACGCTCCTGCTGTGCGGCATGCTCGTCAACGCAGTTTTCGGAATCGCGATGGCGCTTCTGGTGGCGGCCGCGGACGCGTTCGTCCATTGGCGCGTTTACCAGGCGTCCAGTGTGTGGCGGCGCGGGCTGCGCGGCGACGAGCGGATGAACCGCCTGCTGCGCTACACGCTGGAGCGGCGCGGCCACCGCGTCCTGTACGGGCGGGTCGTCCCCGGCCACGGCCAGATCGACCAGCTGGTGTTCGGTCCCGGCGGTCTGTGGCTCATCCACAACGAGGCGTGGCACCCCGACACGGAGATCGCCCAGTACGGGGGCAAGCTGTTCGTCGACGACCGCACCCCGACCAAGTTCGTCCGCGAGCTGACCGCGCGCGCCGACGCCGCCGCCGACCTGATCTCGCGGGTCGCGGAGGTGCCGGTGAAGGTCACGCCGGTGCTCGCGGTCCACGGCGGCAAGATCGCCAAGGCGCCGTTCGCCGCCGACGGGATCGTGTTCGCGCCGCCGCTGAAGCTGATCCGCTGGATGAGCCGCAACCCCACCGGCGACTACTCCCCCGAGGAGGTCGAGGCGATCGCCCGCGCCGCCGTCCACGCGCTGCCCATCGGCGGGCGGCTCACGCCCCCGGCGGCCGCCGCGTGA
- a CDS encoding oxygenase MpaB family protein — protein MPAPSPPPMVAAAARKTPRTSPGTPRATARAPLGPDSLLWRHAADMRSLLPGAAAGLMQLMHPGIGAGVSEHSSFFDAPFDRIHRSVPQIWATILAPDGADRARAIRDLHRGIGGVDEHARRYHALEPETFWWAHATFTWEIFKAAETFHPGTLTAEDHEQMYAETVTWYSRYGVSMRPVPPDYASFQSKFWHVCSRELELTPAAARALEIAKHGSDRLTVLPVGGPRLDRAGRLVIERPLRLLTFGCLPAIVRQRFDIPWTPLDQAQFAALALANRQGYRMMPTGINHWALRTMLRYIGAHTRHERYRPAA, from the coding sequence ATGCCCGCTCCCTCCCCGCCGCCGATGGTCGCGGCCGCCGCCCGGAAGACCCCGCGCACGTCCCCCGGCACGCCCCGCGCGACCGCCCGCGCCCCGCTCGGGCCCGACTCGCTGCTGTGGCGGCACGCCGCCGACATGCGCTCGCTGCTCCCGGGCGCCGCCGCCGGCCTCATGCAGCTCATGCACCCCGGCATCGGCGCCGGCGTCAGCGAGCACTCCTCCTTCTTCGACGCGCCCTTCGACCGGATCCACCGGTCCGTCCCCCAGATCTGGGCCACGATCCTCGCCCCGGACGGCGCCGACCGCGCCCGCGCCATCCGCGACCTGCACCGCGGGATCGGCGGCGTCGACGAGCACGCCCGCCGCTACCACGCCCTCGAACCCGAGACGTTCTGGTGGGCGCACGCCACGTTCACGTGGGAGATCTTCAAGGCCGCCGAGACGTTCCACCCCGGCACCCTCACCGCCGAGGACCACGAGCAGATGTACGCCGAGACCGTCACCTGGTACTCGCGCTACGGCGTCAGCATGCGGCCCGTGCCTCCCGACTACGCGTCCTTCCAGTCGAAGTTCTGGCACGTCTGCAGCAGGGAGCTCGAGCTCACCCCGGCCGCGGCCCGCGCCCTGGAGATCGCCAAGCACGGCTCCGACCGCCTCACCGTCCTGCCCGTGGGCGGGCCCCGCCTCGACCGCGCCGGGCGCCTCGTCATCGAGCGGCCGCTGCGCCTGCTCACCTTCGGTTGCCTGCCCGCGATCGTCCGGCAGCGCTTCGACATCCCGTGGACGCCGCTCGACCAGGCGCAGTTCGCCGCGCTCGCGCTGGCCAACCGGCAGGGCTACCGCATGATGCCGACCGGGATCAACCACTGGGCGCTGCGCACGATGCTGCGTTACATCGGCGCCCACACCCGCCACGAGCGGTACCGGCCCGCAGCGTGA
- a CDS encoding GAF domain-containing protein codes for MVVGKPVAVRPPISESWRRSRDAGVDAGVAAAPLAFDLDVLADARGAHPLRRHVPTLNGLLRRVADETGHLLVISDEAGHVLWTHGPPATRRAAERIGLSEGFRWSEDAVGTNGIGTALASGRPEQVYASEHVARILHRWSCAGAPITDPDTGRVIGCIDVSATVCSLHPATVALVSTAARLAESRLENEMRERDERLRERLLPHLRGRRDAGLLVSATGRVIADPAGVCPPAWRRRRFGVPEGGGTVMLPDGRTAVAEPLGEAFLLRPPAAHGPPGGRARGRAAAGGGPVRIEAGAGPLLALSFLGEGRPHAHVDGRPVPLTLRHAEILAVLALHPRGLTGDGLALCLYGEDGSPASVRPEIHRLRQQLGDVVRARPYRLGCAVEADFLTVRRLLDEGDVAGAVRLYTGELLPRSDAPAVRAERDELAVRVRRQALDRGGADALWTYAQTEPGRADLEALERLREVLPAGDPRLDAVASRRDRLLYGEL; via the coding sequence ATGGTGGTGGGAAAGCCGGTGGCCGTGCGGCCGCCGATCTCCGAGTCCTGGCGGCGCTCCCGGGACGCCGGAGTCGACGCCGGCGTGGCGGCGGCGCCGCTGGCGTTCGACCTGGACGTCCTCGCCGACGCCCGCGGCGCCCATCCCCTCCGCAGGCACGTGCCGACGCTCAACGGGCTGCTGCGGCGCGTCGCCGACGAGACCGGCCATCTGCTGGTGATCAGCGACGAGGCGGGGCACGTGCTGTGGACCCACGGCCCGCCCGCCACGCGCCGCGCCGCCGAGCGGATCGGGCTGTCGGAGGGCTTCCGCTGGTCGGAGGACGCCGTCGGCACCAACGGCATCGGCACCGCGCTGGCGTCCGGGCGGCCCGAGCAGGTGTACGCCTCCGAGCACGTCGCCCGCATTCTGCACCGCTGGTCGTGCGCCGGCGCGCCGATCACCGACCCCGACACGGGCCGGGTGATCGGCTGCATCGACGTCAGCGCGACCGTGTGCTCGCTGCACCCCGCGACGGTCGCGCTCGTCTCCACCGCCGCCCGGCTGGCCGAGTCGCGGCTGGAGAACGAGATGCGCGAGCGGGACGAGCGGCTCCGCGAGCGGCTCCTGCCGCACCTGCGGGGACGCCGGGACGCCGGCCTGCTCGTCTCCGCCACCGGCCGGGTCATCGCCGACCCGGCCGGCGTGTGCCCGCCGGCGTGGCGGCGCCGCCGGTTCGGGGTGCCCGAGGGCGGGGGGACGGTCATGCTGCCCGACGGCCGCACCGCCGTCGCCGAACCGCTCGGCGAGGCGTTCCTGCTGCGCCCGCCCGCGGCGCACGGGCCGCCGGGCGGCCGCGCGCGGGGCCGCGCCGCCGCCGGGGGCGGGCCGGTGCGGATCGAGGCCGGTGCGGGGCCGCTGCTCGCGCTGTCGTTCCTCGGGGAGGGCCGCCCGCACGCGCACGTGGACGGGCGGCCGGTCCCGCTGACGCTGCGGCACGCGGAGATCCTGGCGGTGCTCGCGCTGCACCCGCGGGGCCTGACCGGGGACGGTCTGGCGCTGTGCCTGTACGGCGAGGACGGCAGCCCCGCGTCGGTCCGGCCCGAGATCCACCGGCTCCGCCAGCAGCTCGGCGACGTCGTCCGGGCCCGTCCCTACCGGCTCGGATGCGCGGTCGAGGCCGACTTCCTCACCGTCCGGCGCCTGCTGGACGAGGGCGACGTCGCCGGGGCCGTGCGGCTGTACACCGGGGAGCTGCTGCCCCGCTCCGACGCGCCCGCCGTCCGCGCCGAGCGCGACGAGCTGGCGGTGCGGGTGCGGAGGCAGGCGCTCGACCGGGGCGGCGCCGACGCGCTGTGGACGTACGCGCAGACCGAGCCGGGCCGCGCCGACCTGGAGGCGCTGGAACGGCTGCGCGAGGTCCTCCCGGCGGGAGACCCCCGGCTCGACGCCGTGGCGTCGCGCCGCGACCGCCTCCTCTACGGCGAGCTGTAA
- a CDS encoding TetR/AcrR family transcriptional regulator, whose amino-acid sequence MTTEYSGTGDPRRSLELLWGVKEPPRRGPKPRLTAEKIVRTAIEVADAEGLDALSMRRIAEALGVSPMSIYTYVPGKAELIDVMVDRAFGELTPPRHGSWRERLDHIARENWALYHRHPWLLQITMTRPPMGPNTIEKYEFELRAVDGLGLTDLEMDAVVALVTGFAESAARTSVNAAEAERRTGMTDEEWWEACAPFLDRFVNEEDYPLGTRVGTAAGQEYHASVAPARAFEFGLARVLDGIEVLINSR is encoded by the coding sequence GTGACGACCGAGTACAGCGGGACCGGCGATCCCCGCCGCAGCCTGGAACTCCTCTGGGGGGTCAAGGAGCCCCCGCGCCGCGGGCCCAAGCCCCGCCTGACCGCGGAGAAGATCGTCCGGACGGCGATCGAGGTGGCCGACGCCGAGGGCCTGGACGCCCTGTCGATGCGCCGCATCGCCGAGGCGCTGGGCGTGTCCCCCATGTCGATCTACACCTACGTCCCCGGCAAGGCCGAGCTGATCGACGTGATGGTGGACCGCGCGTTCGGCGAGCTGACACCGCCCCGCCACGGCTCCTGGCGGGAGCGCCTCGACCACATCGCCCGGGAGAACTGGGCCCTCTACCACCGCCACCCGTGGCTGCTGCAGATCACCATGACCCGCCCGCCGATGGGCCCGAACACGATCGAGAAGTACGAGTTCGAGCTGCGCGCCGTGGACGGCCTGGGCCTCACCGACCTGGAGATGGACGCGGTCGTCGCGCTCGTCACCGGCTTCGCCGAGAGCGCCGCGCGCACGTCCGTCAACGCCGCCGAGGCCGAGCGCCGCACCGGCATGACCGACGAGGAGTGGTGGGAGGCCTGCGCCCCGTTCCTCGACCGGTTCGTGAACGAGGAGGACTACCCGCTCGGCACCCGCGTCGGCACCGCCGCCGGACAGGAGTACCACGCCTCCGTCGCGCCGGCCCGCGCCTTCGAGTTCGGCCTGGCCCGGGTGCTGGACGGCATCGAGGTGCTGATCAACTCCCGCTAG
- a CDS encoding ATP-binding cassette domain-containing protein, with the protein MAEPRFAVEAEGLRKRYGPARGGTRALDGLDLRVPAGTVHGLLGPNGAGKTTAVRVLTTLTRPDGGTARVAGRDVVREAAEVRTRIGLVGQHAAVDEVLGGRQNLVMFGRLYHLGAARARRRAEELLERFGLTEAADRPAGEYSGGMRRRLDLAASMILSPPVLFLDEPTTGLDPRARNEVWDAIRTLVDGGTTVLLTTQYLEEADRLADGISVIDHGRVIAEGAPDRLKARLGGDRIEVVLDDPGALAAAAEIIGGLASGEVDVDAEALRVGAPVTGRAAALTEAVRALDDAGVAVADIGLRRPTLDEVFLHLTGSGAAAAEGTGARADEKEVPA; encoded by the coding sequence GTGGCCGAACCACGGTTCGCGGTCGAGGCCGAAGGGCTGCGCAAGCGCTACGGCCCCGCCCGCGGCGGAACCCGGGCCCTCGACGGGCTGGACCTGCGCGTGCCCGCGGGCACCGTGCACGGGCTGCTCGGCCCCAACGGCGCGGGAAAGACCACCGCCGTCCGGGTCCTGACCACACTGACCAGGCCGGACGGCGGAACCGCCCGCGTCGCCGGCCGCGACGTGGTGCGCGAGGCGGCGGAGGTGCGCACGAGGATCGGGCTCGTCGGGCAGCACGCGGCGGTCGACGAGGTCCTCGGCGGACGCCAGAACCTCGTCATGTTCGGCCGCCTCTACCACCTGGGGGCCGCGCGGGCGCGGCGCCGGGCGGAGGAGCTGCTGGAGCGCTTCGGGCTCACCGAGGCCGCCGACCGGCCCGCGGGCGAGTACTCCGGCGGCATGCGCCGCCGCCTCGACCTGGCCGCGTCGATGATCCTGTCGCCGCCCGTCCTGTTCCTGGACGAGCCGACCACCGGCCTCGACCCGCGCGCCAGGAACGAGGTGTGGGACGCCATCCGCACCCTCGTGGACGGCGGCACCACCGTCCTGCTCACCACCCAGTACCTGGAGGAGGCCGACCGGCTCGCCGACGGGATCTCGGTGATCGACCACGGCCGCGTCATCGCCGAGGGCGCCCCCGACCGGCTGAAGGCGCGGCTCGGCGGCGACCGGATCGAGGTCGTCCTCGACGACCCCGGCGCGCTCGCCGCGGCCGCGGAGATCATCGGCGGGCTGGCGTCCGGCGAGGTCGACGTGGACGCCGAGGCCCTGCGCGTAGGCGCGCCGGTGACCGGGCGGGCCGCGGCGCTGACCGAGGCCGTCCGCGCCCTGGACGACGCGGGCGTCGCCGTCGCCGACATCGGCCTGCGCCGCCCCACGCTCGACGAGGTGTTCCTGCACCTCACCGGATCCGGCGCGGCGGCCGCCGAGGGGACCGGCGCCCGCGCGGACGAGAAGGAGGTGCCCGCGTGA
- a CDS encoding histidine phosphatase family protein encodes MSGVNALQWLTMTRHGESTGNVAYRAVEGTDAEEAGITERDADVPLTDTGRAQAAALGRWLADLPEDERPTLVVSSPYVRALETARIALAQTPYADPRDPAGLRPKVDERLRDREQGILQGLTALGVERRFPEEAARLRRLGKFYYRPPGGESWADLALRLRSFYRDLEAAAPDGRVLIVAHDAIVVMTRYLVEELTEKEVMEVEKEMVPNASVTRWRRDGQGLKAVCYNDTAHLVGAGVAPS; translated from the coding sequence ATGTCGGGCGTGAACGCGCTGCAGTGGCTGACGATGACCCGGCACGGTGAGAGCACCGGCAACGTCGCGTACCGGGCCGTGGAGGGCACCGACGCCGAGGAGGCCGGAATCACCGAGCGCGACGCCGACGTCCCCCTGACCGACACCGGGCGCGCCCAGGCGGCGGCGCTCGGCCGCTGGCTCGCCGACCTCCCCGAGGACGAGCGCCCGACGCTGGTGGTGTCGTCCCCCTACGTGCGCGCCCTGGAGACCGCGCGGATCGCGCTCGCCCAGACCCCCTACGCCGACCCGCGCGACCCCGCCGGGCTGCGGCCGAAGGTGGACGAGCGGCTCCGCGACCGGGAGCAGGGCATCCTGCAGGGCCTCACCGCCCTGGGCGTGGAGCGCCGGTTCCCGGAGGAGGCTGCCCGGCTGCGGCGGCTCGGCAAGTTCTACTACCGGCCGCCCGGCGGGGAGTCGTGGGCCGACCTGGCGCTGCGGCTGCGCAGCTTCTACCGCGACCTGGAGGCCGCCGCCCCCGACGGGCGGGTGCTGATCGTCGCGCACGACGCGATCGTCGTCATGACCCGCTACCTGGTGGAGGAGCTGACCGAGAAGGAGGTCATGGAGGTCGAGAAGGAGATGGTCCCCAACGCCTCCGTGACCCGGTGGCGGCGGGACGGGCAGGGCTTGAAGGCCGTCTGCTACAACGACACCGCCCACCTGGTGGGCGCGGGCGTCGCCCCTTCCTGA